The nucleotide window GGCGGCTGTCACGCGTTCTTCTTCGAGGGATCTTTCGCCAATTGACCCGGCGAGAGACGGACTTGAGTCGTCGCGCAGCCCTTGCGGCGCTTCTCGCAGGCACAGGTGATCTGGCCGCGGAGGAAGCGAACCACCAGCATGGCGAGGAAAAGCGTCGCCGCCAGCAGGATGGCGACAACGAGAGCAGCGTCAATCCAGCCCGAGGCAAGCAGCGTCATGTTGTGGTTCATGGGTGATGCCTCCATGGCCGGCTACCCGATGAGACGACCGATCTGATAGACGGCTGTCGCGACGATGAATGCCAGCACAGTCGTATACGCCATCGCGAACAGGGCCCACCTCCATTTTCCCGACTCGCGCCGGATGACCATGAGCGTGGCCGAGCAAGGTGAGTAAATCATGACGAAGACCATGAGGGCCAGGGCTCTGGTCGGCGACCAACTCGGATCGGCAGCCAGTTTTGCGGAAAGACCTTCGGCCCGTCGGGCACTGCTGTCATCGTTGGCGTGGATGATCCCCATGGTACCGACCACGACCTCTTTGGCCGCGAATCCGCCGATCAATGCCACGTTGTCTCGCGCGTCAAAGCCCGCGTAACGAGTAAGCGGTTCGATTGCCGATCCGATCCGACCGGCAATGCTGTGCCGGAGCTGGTCGGCACCGTCGGCGGTATTGAGTCTGGGGAACGACATGGCCGCCCAGATCAGCAGGTTGACGGCCAGGATCACGGTTCCGGCCTTGCGGATGTATTGCCAGACCCGCTCCCCGGTGTGGGTCAGCACGCCGCGGAGGGTCGGCACGTGATAGGCCGGCAGTTCCATCACGAACGGCGTTTGCTCACCGTGAAAGACGGTCTTGCGCAGGACCCATGCGGCCCCGAGGGCGATTACCCATGATGCCGCCCAGAGAGAGAACATGATCTGCGGCTTGTGACTCGCAAAGAACGCCGCGATCAGCATCAGGTACACGGGAATCTTCGCGCCGCAGTTCATCAGCGGCACGACGAGCATGGTTACGAGCCGGTCTTTCTCCTCACGAAGCGTCCGGGTGGCCATGACCGCCGGCACGGCGCAGCCTCCGGCCCCCAGTCCGCCTCCGACGATCATCGCCAGCATGCTTTTGCCCTGCAGGCCGAAGACTCTGAGCAGCCGGTCGAGGACGAATGCGACCCTGGCCACGTAACCTGTGTCTTCCAGGATGGCCACGAAAGCAAACAAGGTCGCGATAAGCGGAACGAAGGCCAGAACCCCGCCCACGCCGCCGATCACGCCGTCGTGCAGCAACGAATGAAGCAAAGGCATCGGTTCTTCCAGGCCGGCGACCAACCGGGGGGCAGCGTCTTCAAAGAGCCACTCGATCCACCCCTTCGGGCTCCGGCCGAAGAGCCATTTCCACTCGTCGGCCACTTTGAAGATCGCCACGAAAAGCGAGTAGACCACCGCGAGCACAAGGAGCGGACCGAACACGCGATGGCAGACCACCGAGTCGATCTTGTCGGTGATGTTCTGCCGCGATTCGGCCGTTGAATGAACGCACTCGCGCACGATGCCGGCGGCGAACCCGTAACGTCGTTCGGCAATGATGATTTCGGCGCTTTCTCCGAAGTGCGATTCGATCGCCTCGACCGCCGCCGCAGAGGCCGACTCGATCGCGGCGGGGTTACCCGCCAGTTGACGTACCTTCTGCAAGACCCGCTTGTCGCCCTCGATCAACTTGACCGCCAGCCATCGCGCAGGGTAGCGACCGATCAGCCGTTCCTCGCGGGCGATGACCTCGGCGACTTTCTCGACTTCGGTCTCGACCTCATGCCCGTAGCTGACCGGTCGTAGCTTGTTGGCCGCGGGGTCCGTCGCGGTGTCGGCGGTTGCCTCGAGCAGCGCGCCCAGGCCGATGCCCCGGTTG belongs to Phycisphaerae bacterium and includes:
- the feoB gene encoding ferrous iron transport protein B, with amino-acid sequence MSIHEHPFHESTGKPRSRVEGRIGEFAARRGETKHATITAAIAGNPNSGKTSIFNSLTGMNQSVANYPGVTVERKTGHACHGGREITLVDLPGTYSLTAYSLDELIARDFVIESKPDVVVNVVSAASLERNLYLTVQLMEMQRPLVIALNMSDLAKRQGIRIDTAKMSVLLGAPVIETVGNRGIGLGALLEATADTATDPAANKLRPVSYGHEVETEVEKVAEVIAREERLIGRYPARWLAVKLIEGDKRVLQKVRQLAGNPAAIESASAAAVEAIESHFGESAEIIIAERRYGFAAGIVRECVHSTAESRQNITDKIDSVVCHRVFGPLLVLAVVYSLFVAIFKVADEWKWLFGRSPKGWIEWLFEDAAPRLVAGLEEPMPLLHSLLHDGVIGGVGGVLAFVPLIATLFAFVAILEDTGYVARVAFVLDRLLRVFGLQGKSMLAMIVGGGLGAGGCAVPAVMATRTLREEKDRLVTMLVVPLMNCGAKIPVYLMLIAAFFASHKPQIMFSLWAASWVIALGAAWVLRKTVFHGEQTPFVMELPAYHVPTLRGVLTHTGERVWQYIRKAGTVILAVNLLIWAAMSFPRLNTADGADQLRHSIAGRIGSAIEPLTRYAGFDARDNVALIGGFAAKEVVVGTMGIIHANDDSSARRAEGLSAKLAADPSWSPTRALALMVFVMIYSPCSATLMVIRRESGKWRWALFAMAYTTVLAFIVATAVYQIGRLIG